aacaagttaCTGCAATGCAGAATATGCAATGTTCAAAGTTTTGTAGGGACTGAGGGGTATTGGACACATTTGCATGCTGATGAGGGTTGTTACGGATTTCAATGTTTTTGATATTggattatttgttttgtttttttattatttgcctTTTTATGAGTGTTGATCTGCTCAATTGCTATTCATTAATATCACAGGCACAACTTCAGTATGAGACTATCAGTGTATGAGTTCTGCATGCCGACTTTACTGGTGTTTAATCTTACAAATGGCAGCCAGTGCACCACTGTACAGCACAAGCTCCCCACAAGAAGTTAACATCCATATGCTACTCTGCTATATCAGTAATTATCACAGATCTCTACAGTACTGTTTGAGCCTACTGACACGCAGTTATACTCTTATTTCTGATCCCCCCTTACTGACTTCCTGTGATCCAGTGTctgttttgtgtatgtttttcACATtgtacaaaacttaaaaaaaataaataaaagaaatcaggTAAAAGGCACGTTTATGCGTGTTTGTCAAAAATTAGATCATGGTTAGTTTTTGTTATGTttgatgattttgttttgtttttgaacaaaGTCTTAATCTTTCAACATGAACAAAAGGCTACATTCTAAAGATAATTAAGAAGTTATgtatcatttatttgttttatctgAAATTAAATTTCACTTTTTCAAATAAATCTAGCAGGATTCCCAGTTtggttatgtttttattttttaacaaaatcaGAAAACATGTATCCAGATGTATATAAAGCAGCAATTCTTTACAATTTCAAATGTACAAAGTGAAGTAAAAGCAAAATAGTGGCTGGATGTCAGGTGTCCAGCCTGCGTTTTTTCATGAACTGTCCTTGTCTGTACGGACTCGAGGCTTCACCTGAAAATTGGAGACGTAGTAGTGAGTTTCAGACAGAATTTAGCACTGAAGCTCATTCACTGACTGATCTGACTCACCTGGTCTGCCCTGATACTGGTTCTGCTGCTGAGGTCTGTACTGAGCCTGCTCCCGTCCTCTGCTGTTCGGCGGGGCCTCTGGTCGCCTATCCGTCGTCCTCTGAGGGGTTTTACTGCGCGTCTGCATCTGATGATTCCCAGGCGTACTGGGCCGGGTTCCTCTGGGTGAAGGGGCAGCCGCAGGGACATCCAGATCCTCAATCCCATAAAGAGTGAAATCCCAGAGCTCAGGGTCATCTGCACAGCAAGACCAACTGGAAATGAGATGCAGGCCTCCTCATCACACAGTCCAAGTATGTGGAGCCTTTACAGCACCTGCTAAATACACGTCTCTGCTGCTGGTGGACTTCCTGAGTTCAGCTTCAGCACCTGCGAAGATAGGAACCCCTTTATGACagaaagagggagggggggggggggaggatgTCTCAAACTGTAAGAGCCAAACCAACCTGCAAGACATGCTAAACTATTTTTGTGAGATTATTTTGACAACTTTTTCTTCCATCTCAGAGTAGAAATCTACCCCAAACCTCAGTGTTGCTGTATTACTTTTAATCTCTCCCCTGTAATAAAGTGTAAAAACCGATTAGCGCATTTTACCAGTCTGTAATCACTCTATACCAAGGTTATTAGAGTTAAATAACTACAACTAAAAACTGAAACCAACTAAAACTACAAACTAGActtaaaaaggaaattaaaattCATAATCGTAAATCCTGCCTCTGACATATACCCTCCATACAATAATCACaacataacaataaaaactaaaccgataaaagaaaatcaaaatattCTCTCTACCTTCACTGGATCCTTGTCCTATAGtgacctcttcctcctcagatTTGGCTCGGTCTTGcttctgctgcagcttcttGGCCTCCATCTCTCTCCTGAACttctgctgaagctgctgctgtcggagttttctcagctgtttggggtctgtgtgtgtttctgaccTGACAACAACATCCACAGAGTTGACACCAGAGCTTAGAAGAGGACAGCAATTAGGAGATGTCGAGAAGATGAGGGAAAACCAGAGCTTTTCCTACCCGGAGCTGATGTTCTCACTCTTCATGCCAGGTGCAGCGTCGGCAGCATTGGGAGTGTGAACTTCTGAATGACTCTGGTTCTGGTTGATGACTCTGGGCTCCAGCGGCGTCCTGACAGGAACCGGTGCTGATATAAGACTCTCCTCTCGGAGCAGACTGCCAAGCCGGGCCTTCTCCACCGACGGCTCACCTTCAGTACGCTTAGTCCGGGCTGGATCTAGAGGAGGTGGCGGCTTTGTGTAGAGAAGTGACAAGAATCAGCTTCCAAAAACCGACTAGACTGAAAACTAAAAATGATACTTTAAATGTTGATCCTGACCTGCTTGGGGATCTTGTTAATGGCTAGGAGGTATTCTTTATTCAGGATGCAGTTACCAAGAGCATTACCAAAACATCTAAacataggaaaaagaaaaacaaactttttaatgattaaaataaaataatatttccagcatgtttttaaatataagtAAATTCCCATACTTCAGAGCTCTCTTCATGCCATCAGTGACCGCTTCCTTCCTCGCCTTTTCCAGTGACAGAGCTTTCGACTTTAGTCCTTCGCTGACTCCGTAGCCAACATCCTCATGAAACGATCCATCCTGGAGGAAAAGCAACATGAACTCATATGGATGGAAGAGAGGGaggcagaaaaataaaagaggctCATTTACCCAACCTTGAGCTGCACTTTAACAAACGCGCTGACGCCGACGTAAAACTTCCCATTGATGAGGTCTACGAAATCTGCCAAcaaaaatcatcaaactgttaGTCTGAGCGTGAGAAGGTAAACCTGGATCCTAAGCTGTGAAACGAGTCATACCAACGTTCTGCTGGGAAATGGAGTGAGACCATCCATTGTATCCAAACATCTCATTGGCCAAGCTGATGACACGATGGCCTTCAATGTAGCATACCTGTTGAAATCAGAGTAGCTATTTGAAgttgaaaaatgaaattatgACATGTTATAGTGAAGAAACATCCCCAGTCTGAGGTGCAGGCAGCTTTTCTAGCtgcagaggaaaacaaagacCTGCCTTCTGTCCTCCTCCGGCCATTCTGGTGCTGATGTACTCCGGTCCCAGCTTCTGTCGCAGAGCATCTTGCACCGCCTGGTACTCCTCAGCTGTGTAGGTAAACTGTCCACACACCCCAGTGTCAGCAAGGCACACAGCGGAAACACCATTAATAATGAAAACAAGCTTACATTGTTGTCACATTTGTATGACCTGAGTGAAACTGGCTGGCAGTTATTATCCTCTGGAGGTGCAGGAAGCTAGGTTTACACTAATAACATAAAGAGTGATTCATCACTGATGCTTTGTGTTCTACTTCATTTCAGACATTAAAAAGCCACCGAGAGTACAAGCTGTTCTCGGCAGCCTTTGGACCCGAACTATTTCATGGCATgcaattttaatttctcttcgctatttgggctgattgggacctgatgaatgtaaagacaaagaattaccagatttttttttttttaccggtacctgatttttgtttctaacaaaaatgagatccacatatgaggatattcgtatAAAATTTCGATCGAACAGCAGCAGTATAATggcctcgtaagtggatatcaggcccctgtagagcaaaattgagtattttggtctaaataacccaaaatgtgatgtccacatatgtggacgccaggtcctaggaggttaaagaaaatataataaaatagaaaGACTTCTGCAAAAACAGACATGCCAGCAAGATCAACAAACTAATCCATAAGACTGGATCAATTATTGCCCAGAATCTGAAGCCATGTGAATCAGTGAGAGACCGGAGGTCTCTGAACAAACCTCTCCATCATCGGCAACCCATCGAACACGCTCCACTCTACTGCACAGACACAGGAGAGCTTCTCCTCCCTCAGACTTATTAAGATTCCTCACACACTTCTGTATTATGGCTTCCTGCTcctctttcctttgttttcctctttaaaTGTATTCTTTAATTTCAATCActgttgtaaatatttttaaaattgcacTTCCTCAATTTATAAGGCAGGCGAGTCAAAAATTAGGCAAAGACTCCATTTCAGGGCATAGATTTTGGAATTATTACGgtattttcatgtgtttgaaaaaatgttccCACTGATTAAAATCTCCCCTACCGCCATTCATATCACATCAGAGTAACTAAGCAATAGAAAAGcatttaaatgacagaaaactatTTTTTCACCATCTACTAAAGAAACCAggcattttctgtgaattaaaactttgttttatcgtcttgatgcatgctcaatcatccaggtaagtaaatccccaaaagtcgattctgttcatctggacatagactgaagaagtcacttggatgaatgacgaaacgtttctcccactgaaaacgctacatccagatgaactgaatcaacttttgggggtTTCTGTTTTATCACTACAGGAGAGTCTAGGCAGTGAGCTACTGGACCATTTTAtctaattttgcacatttatttcttacaatttgaGAGTCGGGCTGACAGCATCTTCTTTatgatgtagaaaaactgagacacactgttgaaattgcatttcttcttcttatatTAAGATCGCCTagtgattaaatgtgtagttgaAGTCCTTTACAATAATAGAGAGGAGTGTTTCACTGCTCCAGCCCTCTTTATATCAAAGTGCGCCCATAGAGAGGAGTGGCAGTGATTTTTAACAGAAGAATAGCAGCAAGAATGAAGAGTAAGGTTTAGAAGATGGTCGTGAGAACTGCTACGATGTTTAGTTTGGAGAAGgtgaactgacaaaaaaaagacaggaggtgTGACTGGAGCTGACAGAGGTGAAGGTGCTCAAATTTTCATTGAGGTTGACCAAGAAtagacaggattagaaatgagtacatcagagcgACATCTCAGGTTAGAAACGGTTTGACGTGTGCAGAGGACGGATGGTGGATATATTGGACCAAGGATGCTGAAGATGGAGTTTCCAGACAAAAGAGGAAAGACCATAGCGGGGGGTTTAGGGTGTATAGGAccggaagaaaaataaaaactaaactttcaaaagaaattacaaactttgtagaaaatacaaaactatgaTACTCTACTACATAAATAAACTCGGTCCCCTCTAGTGTCCAGTCACAGACATTCAGACTGACACACATTGTGCTTCAACCCGTTTCAATCAAAACTTTATCAGCAGTGGGACTGGAAGCAAAAACTGGTGTGCTTTATCATTCTAATTTAACTCAACACACCTGTGTCCAATTTAGAATAATTAGCTTTTGAGAAGTCTCATGGAGCCCACATACCTGTCCGAAGCACCTGGACGCAGAGCTGCTCTTCTCCTCACTGGACATGACTGCCGAGATGTTCTTCAGTCACTGGAAAAACAGGCTAAGCTGGCTTCACTTATCGATAAAACAACACGAGATGAGCCTGACACCTCCGTAGACACCCGATAGAAGTCAGTGCATACAAACTAGCCGGTTACAGTCCCTCTAAACTGCTTTCTGTGTTGAATGAGCAACAGAAAACACGAATATTATTTCAAAGAGGCAGCCATCTTTCTGAACTTCCCGCTCGGACTACCGGAGGAGGAGCTTATGGTGCCTTCACGCCtattggaaaataaacaagtaacTGAAATCTAGGGGTTACTGGGTTTACATGcaaaatttaattattaacttatatattttaaaggcagAATCaactatttaatttttattttatttatgatagtttaaaaaaaatatacatccACTGAAACATAAACGATGCGCCATGAAAGTCATATTTCCTCTCAGAGGGCTAGATATAGAAAATGACGAGGTGGGCTTAAATGCATATTTCATTGTAAATATCTAATAATATTTATGTTTGAGTATGCCCCATCTAATGACTGGAACTGGTGTGCAGAAGAGACAAAGGCAGGTGATACTACCCGTAGGGTGTGGCTAGAGGCACATTCTTTGACCTCACATCCTCAGGTCAAGGTCTCTACAGACACTGGTTTTGAGTTCCTTAATTAATCTTTGAAATCATTATATTCGTTATTCCATAATAAAACAGTGTTTACAACACGAGGTTATTAGAGGGGAGACTTTTCACTGCTTTTGATATGATCTTTTACGCTGGCCCTTGTCTGGTTTGTGTGCCTTGTGGACTGTTTATCTGTAATGATTccaagctttaaaataaataatcaaatgacTACAATAGCACTGTAGGGAAAACAgctttataataaaataaaaaacataatgcAAGCTTCAGAACTCAATCGGCTATCATGGACACACAAAGCCTGCATATAACAGCATGCAAACCGCATGCAAGCGGTTAAACAGGTTTGGATTCTGCACACAGGGAACATTTTCCGTTCGCCAAACCTCTATTTCAACAAGCTCTGATCCACAGACACTAAAGTGACCTCAGAGGAGATTTGCAAAAGAATGTAAGTAGCTATGAGAGATTTGATTAATGCAGTTAAAATTTTAACAGAAGCTAAAGGTTTTGCATTTGTTGTTTGGTCTTCCTTGTGCAGTTAATTAAATATCTGCAAGAGCTCTAGATCTCTACCTGTTTTCCCTGTTTTAGCTGGAATAGCAGGCTGATCAGgctggtgtgtgtttgcactaAATCTCGTGGGATTGTATGGGACAATACAATCTCCCTTTTATTAACAATCTGAGCTAAACGCACCGTGTTATAAGTTATAACGCACCTCTTTGATCCAACAAGAGCCATTTTCTGTCACATGTATAGGAGTGCCAGGATTTTTGCActgcagacagaaaacaaaatttattccTTACAGTTTCCCACAAGACTGCCCCCACACCCCCacccttatttttttttaacatctcaTCCACAGAAAAAGGGGATTATCCGGAGAACACACGCATCTGCACTCACAGATGGTAAGGCTCCCCCTGTGTGAAACTGCGTGGATTTGGGTCAGAGCTGGAAACTGTGTTTACTATCTTCTGTTTATGGCCATATTGCAAAGCAAGGCCTTTCTCACCACTGACTGCACACCTGTGCACTGCAGTGTTAGCACACTGTTTGCGTATTAGTGTTCCCCCGGTTTGTGTGTTAATCCTTACAGTCTTcgtcttaataataataaaatcatcCCTCCGGAATTAAACTCTGCCATTATTCTTGTTTCCCATTGGAGTTATCCCCTCCCGCTTACATACAGCTATAACCACGGACGCACGTGCACGTGCTGCTCGTGGCCGCGTCCACGCGTCCAGGTTTCGCGTTTGCATCTCGTCAAAACAAAGCGGGGGCGAGCCGGAGCGAGCAAGCGGCGGTTCTTTCTTCTGGCTTCTTACTGAATGAGTCCCCGCAGGTCGGACCTTTCCACCGCCCGCCCGCCCGCACCCCGATGCCCGTGAGGGTGCGCAGACCGGCGGGTAACAGAACAGGAGGCAGCCGCTGATGAACCCGGACAGTAAACACTTCCCCTCAGCACTACATGACCGTTTCATCCCAGCAGGAGCTACACGACAGGATCAGGAACGGTGAGTGCGGGCTACAGTGGGCGGGCAGAGGCGCATGACATACGGCAACTTTGTGGCCATTATGATACAGTTTTTATCCAAAGGTGGACCAAATGCAGCATCTGCATGTGTTCGTTACACGGTGGCTTTGTTTACCGGGGCACTTTGCTTCATTGTGTTCTGCGCacaggtttttaaaaacataaaacatccaCGTACGCACGACTGGCGGTGCATTCCTCCCAGTAGGATAAACGTGGACTGTTGATTGCGTGTCTGGCCGATTCAATGGCCGTATGATGTGGAATGGCTCAGCTCGGAAGCACGGGGAGAGATCcatacagcagaaaataaatttaTGTTCATACGGATAATTTTTCTGAATTTTTTAAAGAGGCATCGATCTTATTGGAATCGCCCCTAAAAGACAAGCCAAGGAGGAGGggtgaacaaaagcagaaatgccCAGACTGGCGTGGCATGGCATTCCGGGTAGACAGTGAGCAGCCAGCGCTGCTGACTCAGATGTGATCTTACTCTAATTAAACTGCACGGCCGGTTCTTCTGAAAACACACGAGGCACCCccctctctttgtgctttacaTGTTGAGGCTAGTGTTGGCTCTTTTGTCTGTAGAGTGACAACCCAGACTGCTGTTCTCCCCTCTGACCAGGGGATGGTGCTTTACTTTGTACAGTACGTTTCTATAGGGAGACACCCAAACTGAGAGCAACTGTAACGCTTTTACAGGAATAACTGGCGCAGACTGATGCGTGTACACACATGcacttctcttttctctttcctctgATGTAATGCGTGTGCAAACCCTGGAGGTCAGCCCAGCTTTGATTGCAAAACACTCCTCTGTGGTTTTGAACTGACAGTCAGGTAGAgaataaagaaagagaaagcgCTCATTGTGAGGAAGTCTCAGATGTGGGGTTTGATTTTTATCCTGTACCCCTTTGACCGTGAATTTCGCTTTACTGTGTTGTGTCTCTTATACCGCTTTAATGTTCCCTGCTTGACTTGCTCTCTCAAAGTAAAGGGCGGAGATGGCTCATGACTGCACTTGAGACATTTCTCATCGatgcctcacacagctccttgATCCAATTTTAATCCCTCCTGCTAGCTTTTGTTGACATTTCCACTTTTACGCAAACTTCAGATGCTTGATGGACTGCGGCGGAGGCACGCCTCCCGGCCCTCCCCTCGACCCCTGTCGCTCAAC
This Astatotilapia calliptera chromosome 7, fAstCal1.2, whole genome shotgun sequence DNA region includes the following protein-coding sequences:
- the rad52 gene encoding DNA repair protein RAD52 homolog isoform X2, whose translation is MSSEEKSSSASRCFGQFTYTAEEYQAVQDALRQKLGPEYISTRMAGGGQKVCYIEGHRVISLANEMFGYNGWSHSISQQNVDFVDLINGKFYVGVSAFVKVQLKDGSFHEDVGYGVSEGLKSKALSLEKARKEAVTDGMKRALKCFGNALGNCILNKEYLLAINKIPKQPPPPLDPARTKRTEGEPSVEKARLGSLLREESLISAPVPVRTPLEPRVINQNQSHSEVHTPNAADAAPGMKSENISSGSETHTDPKQLRKLRQQQLQQKFRREMEAKKLQQKQDRAKSEEEEVTIGQGSSEGAEAELRKSTSSRDVYLADDPELWDFTLYGIEDLDVPAAAPSPRGTRPSTPGNHQMQTRSKTPQRTTDRRPEAPPNSRGREQAQYRPQQQNQYQGRPGEASSPYRQGQFMKKRRLDT
- the rad52 gene encoding DNA repair protein RAD52 homolog isoform X1; its protein translation is MSSEEKSSSASRCFGQFTYTAEEYQAVQDALRQKLGPEYISTRMAGGGQKVCYIEGHRVISLANEMFGYNGWSHSISQQNVDFVDLINGKFYVGVSAFVKVQLKDGSFHEDVGYGVSEGLKSKALSLEKARKEAVTDGMKRALKCFGNALGNCILNKEYLLAINKIPKQPPPPLDPARTKRTEGEPSVEKARLGSLLREESLISAPVPVRTPLEPRVINQNQSHSEVHTPNAADAAPGMKSENISSGSETHTDPKQLRKLRQQQLQQKFRREMEAKKLQQKQDRAKSEEEEVTIGQGSSEGVPIFAGAEAELRKSTSSRDVYLADDPELWDFTLYGIEDLDVPAAAPSPRGTRPSTPGNHQMQTRSKTPQRTTDRRPEAPPNSRGREQAQYRPQQQNQYQGRPGEASSPYRQGQFMKKRRLDT